The DNA sequence CTGCGGACCCGGCTGCGCGAGGAGACCGGGCTGCCGCTGGCCGTCACCATGGTCTTCGACCACCCGACGGTCTCCCTGCTGGCCCGCCACCTCATGGAGGCCTTCGCCGACGGCTCGCGGTCCGGTCCGGCCGGGGGAGCGGGCGGCGGCCTGACGGCCCTGTTCCGGCAGGGCTGCGAGCAGGGCAAGCCCGTGGAGGCCGTGCAGCTGCTGGTGGCCGCCTCACGGCTCCAGCCCGTCTTTTCGCGGCGGCAGGACGCGGCGCGCTGGCCGAGCCCGGTGCGCTTCGCCCGGGGCGAAGAGGGCCCCGCGATCTTCTGCTTCCCCTCGCTCGGGGCCATCTCGGGCCCGCACGAGTACCTGAAGTTCGCCTCCGCGTTCCAGGGCGTCCGCGACGTGACGGTCCTGCCGCACCCCGGATTCCTCGAAGGCGAGCCGCTCCCCGCCGACCGCGAGGCGCTCGCCCGCGCCCACGCCGAGGTGGTGCTGGAGGAGTCCGGCGGCAACCCCGTGGTGCTGCTGGGCCGTTCCTCGGGCGGCTGGATCGCCCACCGGGTGGCCCAGTACCTCGAGGAGCTCGGCCGGCCGGCCGTGGGCGTCGTCCTGCTGGACACGTACTCACGTACCGCCGACCGCTACAGCCTGCCGCTCATGACCTCCCAGATGGTCGCCAACGAGGACCTGTTCGTGCCGCTGGACGACACCCGGCTCACGGCCATGGGCGGCTACATCGGCATCCACACCGACTGGCGGCCCGCCCCGCACCGTACGCCCGCTCTGCTGCTGCGCGCCGAGGAGGCCGTCCCCGGCGTCCCCGCCGACGAGTCCGCGCCCGAAGGCGGCCGGCCCGGCTGGGAGTTCACCACCCGGCGCACCGAAGTCCCGGGCGACCACTTCACGATGCTCGACGAGCACGTACGGACCACCGCCGACGCCGTCGAAGCGTGGCTGCGCGGCGGCCTCATATGACCCCCCGTCCCCACACCACCGAGAGCGAACGTCCCCGCATGCAATCGACAACGTCCCAGCGCGAGTTGTGGCTGCGGCAGTACCATCCGGGCCCGGACGGCGACGGTCCGGTACTCGTCTGCTTCCCTCACGCCGGCGGAGCGGCCACCGCCTTCCGCCCCCTGTCGGGCGACCTCTCCGCGCACGCGGAGGTCTGGTCCCTGCAGTACCCAGGACGCCAGGACCGGCACGCCGAAGCCCCCGCCACCCGCCTCGACGCGCTCGCCGACGCGGCCGCCGCCCTCCTGGGCGCGTACACCGGGCGGCCCCTGGTGCTCTACGGCCACAGCCTGGGCGCCCTCGTCGCGTACGAGACGGCCCGGCGCCTGGAAGACGCCTTCCCCGGCGTCGAACTGGCGGGTCTCCTCGTCTCCGGAGCGCAGGCCCCGTCGGTACCGCGCTCCCTCGGCGTGCACCTGCGTGACGACGACGGGGTCATCGAGGAGATCCGCAAGCTGGGCGGCACCGCCCCGGAGCTCCTCGCCGACCCCGACGTGCGCCGCATGATCCTGCCCGCCGTACGCGGCGACTACGAGGCGCTGGAGACCTACCGCTTCCGGGCCGCGGCTCCCCGGCTGCGCTGTCCGGTCAGCGCCCTGATCGGCAGCGCGGACACGCAGACCACCGAAGGGGGCGCACGGCTCTGGGAGGAGACCACCGCAGGGGGCTTCGGCCTGCGCACCTTGCCCGGCGGCCACTTCTTCACCGAGTCGCACCGCCCGCAGGTCGCCGCGGCCCTCGCCGAAGACATCCGCTCGTTCACCCATGCAGCACGGAGGATCCGTTGACATCCCGTCCCCGCCCGTCGTTCGGGCTGACCGTTCTCGCGGTCTCACTGCCGATGTTCATGGTGGCCCTGGACAACCTGGTCGTCACCAACGCCCTGGCCTCCATCCGCCACGACCTCGGTTCCACGGTGGAGAACCTCCAGTGGGTGACCAACGCCTACGTACTCGGTTTCGCGGGCTTCCTGCTGACCGCCGCCGGACTCGGTGACCGCTACGGCCGGCGCAAGGTCTTCGTCATCGGCATCACCGCCTTCACCCTGGCCTCCCTCGGCTGCGGACTGTCCGACTCCACCACCGCCCTGATCGTCTTCCGCACCCTGCAGGGCGTCACCGCCGCCGCCGTGCTGCCGCTCTCGCTCACCATCCTCACGGTCTCGGTACCGCCGCAGAAGCGCGGCGTCGCCATCGGCCTGTGGAGCGCGATCAGCAGCCTCGCCGTCGCCCTCGCACCGCTCGTCGGGGGCGCCATCACCACCGGCCTCGACTGGCACTGGATCTTCCTGGTCAACATCCCGATCGGCCTGATCGCCGTACCGCTCGTGCTCAAGGTGCTGGACGAGAGCCGCGGAGCGGCCGCCAAGCTCGACATCCCGGGTCTGGTCCTGGCCTGCGCCGGTGTGCTCGCCCTCGTCTGGGGCATCGTCAAGGGCGGCGAGGACGGCTGGACTTCGGCGGGAGTCGTGGCGGCCTTCGTGGCCGCCGCCGTTCTGTTCGTCGTGTTCCTGCTGTGGGAGCGCAAGGCCCCGTCGCCGATGCTGCCGCTGGCCATCTACCGGATCAAGGCCTTCTCGCTCGCCAACGTGGTCTCCCTCGCCGTCTTCTTCGGCCTCTTCGGCCCGATCTTCCTCATCGCCCAGTACCTCCAGGTCGCCCGCGGCCACTCCGCCTTCGAGGCCGGCCTGTGGACCCTGCCGTGGGCGGTCATGCCGATGCTCGTCGCCCCCTTCGCGGGCAAGTTCGCCCCGCGGATCGGCAGCGGCGTACTGATGGCGGCCGGCCTGTTCGTCTCCGGTGCCGGCCTGGCCTGGTTCGCCGCGGTCGCCGGAGTGGGCGCGTCCGACTGGGAGTACGTCGGCCCGTTCGTGCTGGCGGGTGCCGGCATGGGCCTGGTGTTCGCGCCGACGGCCATGGTGGTCATGAGCTCCGTCCCGCCGCAGATGGCCGGCAAGGCCTCGGGAGCCAACACGACCGTACGAGAGCTCGGTGGCGCCCTCGGAATCGCCGTGGCCACCAGCATCTTCTCCGGCTCCGGCTCCTACGACACCCCGCAGCACTTCACCGACGGCATGATCCCGGGCCTGTGGGTCGGGGCCGCGGTCCTGGCCGCGGGAGCCTTGGTCGCCCTTGCGATTCCGCGCCCGCGGAAGGCGGCCGCGGGGCAACCGCAGCCGCAGCCTGCGCCGAAGCAGGAAGCCTCCGCGGTATCCAACTAGGTTGATGAGTCTCGTGATCACGATGCCGAGGCTGAAGGAAGGCCCCGACTCCCCGCCGACGCCTCAGCCGGACCTCTGGCTGATCAAGGTGCCCGATGGAATGGGGGCGGACCGGTTCGACCAGTCCGTGCTTGATCCGGGGGAGCGGGAGCGGGGCGCCTCGTTCGACCGCCCGGAGCACGCCTCGCTCTACGTCGCCTCGCACGTGGCCCTGCGGATGATCATCGGTGGGTATCTGAACGTGCCCCCGCGAGAGGTCGGGTTCGTCCGGGAACCGTGCCCCGGCTGCGGCGAAGCGCACGGCAGGCCCGCCGTCGCCGTGGGGGAGACCGACCCCGCACTGCACTTCTCCCTCTCGCACAGCGACGGCACGGCGCTGGTCGCCGTGGCCTCGGCCCCGGTCGGGGTCGACGTACAGGGGCTGCCCCGGAGCGACACGGTGACGACCTGTCTCCCGTCACTCCACCCCGCAGAGGCTCTCGAGCTCACGAACGTGCCGCACGAGGCGCGCCGCGAGGCCTTCTGCCGGATATGGGTGCGCAAAGAGGCGTACCTCAAGGGAATCGGCACGGGGCTGAGCCGGGATCCCTCGCTGGACTATCTGGGCGCCGAGATCCGCCGAAGGCCGGCCGGCTGGACCATCACCGACGTCCCCTGCGGCCCCTCGCACCGCGGGGCGGTCGCCGTCCTGGGGAACACCGGGAACACCGGGAACACCGGGAACGGGCCCACGCTCCGCACCGTCTCCATCGGCTCTCTCGGCGTCACGTGAGACGTCCGCTCAACCAACACTGTTCAAGGGATTCGGTGCGACATGCACGGGAACGAAGAAGGCGCGGACATACGGGCCGCCGCCATGTGCGGCCGCGTGGCCGAGCTGCATGACTTGCGTGAGCAGGCGCGGCGTGGCCCGAGTGACCGGGCGACCGAGGCGCAGCATGCCAAGGGCAAGCTGACCGCGCGTGAGCGGATCGCGTTGCTGCTCGATGAGGGTTCCTTCAAGGAGGTCGAGCAGCTGCGCCGGCACCGGGCGACGGGGTTCGGTCTGGAGGCGAAGAAGCCTTACACCGATGGTGTGATCACGGGTTGGGGCACGGTCGAGGGCCGTACGGTCTTCGTGTACGCGCACGATTTCCGGATTTTCGGCGGGGCGCTGGGCGAGGCCCACGCGACGAAGATCCACAAGATCATGGACATGGCCATCGCGGCGGGTGCCCCGCTGGTGTCCCTCAACGACGGTGCCGGCGCTCGTATCCAGGAGGGTGTCTCGGCGCTGGCCGGGTACGGCGGGATCTTCCAGCGCAATACGAAGGCTTCGGGTGTCATCCCGCAGATCTCGGTGATGCTGGGGCCGTGCGCGGGCGGCGCGGCGTACTCGCCGGCGTTGACGGACTTCGTGTTCATGGTCCGGGAGACCTCGCAGATGTTCATCACCGGTCCGGACGTGGTCCGTGCGGTGACCGGTGAGGAGATCACCCAGAACGGCCTCGGTGGCGCGGACGTGCACGCCGAGACCTCGGGCGTGGCGCACTTCGCGTACGACGACGAGGAGACCTGCATCTCCGAGGTCCGCTACCTCATCACGATGCTGCCCTCCAACAACCGCGAGAACCCCCCGGTCCACGAGACCGCGGACCCGGCCGACCGCCGCTCGGAGGTCCTGCTGGACCTGGTCCCCGCCGACGGGAACCGCCCGTACGACATGCTCAAGGTCATCGAGGAACTCGTCGACGAGGGCGACGTCCTGGAGATCCACGAGCGCTGGGCCCGCAACATCATCTGCGCGCTCGCGCGGATGGACGGCCAGGTCGTGGGCATCGTCGCCAACCAGCCCGGCCACCTCGCCGGCGTCCTGGACATCCACGCCTCGGAGAAGGCGGCGCGTTTCGTCCAGCTCTGCGACGCCTTCAACATCCCCATCATCACCCTGCTGGACGTGCCGGGCTTCTTGCCGGGTGTCGACCAGGAGCACGGCGGGATCATCCGCCACGGCGCGAAGCTGCTGTACGCGTACTGCAACGCGACCGTTCCGCGGATCTCGCTGATCCTGCGCAAGGCCTACGGCGGCGCGTACATCGTCATGGACTCCCAGTCCATCGGCGCCGACCTCACCTACGCCTGGCCCACCAACGAGATCGCGGTGATGGGCGCCGAGGGCGCGGCCAACGTCATCTTCCGCAAGCAGATCGCCGACGCCGAGGACCCCGAGGCGATGCGTGCGCGCATGGTCAAGGAGTACAAGGCCGAGCTGATGCACCCCTATTACGCGGCCGAGCGCGGCCTCGTCGACGACGTCATCGACCCCGCGGAAACCCGCGAGGTCCTCGTCGCGGCCCTCGCGATGCTCCGCAACAAGCACGCGGACCTGCCCTCGCGCAAGCACGGCAACCCGCCCCAGTAGCCCCCGAAGGAGAACCGCCACCGATGAGCCCACATTCCACGCACGGGGCCACCGCAACGCTACTGAAGGTCGAGAAGGGCAACGCCGAGCCCGAGGAGCTGGCCGCGATCACCGCGATCCTCCTCGCCCGCGCCGCGGCCACCCCCGAAGACACCACCACCGCGACCGCCCGCTCCCAGGCCGGCTGGCGCCGCCTGGAACGCACCCCCGGCTTCCGCGGCCCCCGCAGCTGGCAGGGCTAGGAGGCTCTGGGAGACCCAGGTTGATCTGGTCCTGGTTGGCCCGAATCCGGGTGGCGAAGCTGTGGTCATGACCGACAGCAACAGTGGAATAGCCGGCTTCCAGGACCGTGTCGTCCTGATCACCGGCGGAACCAGCGGGATGGGCCTGGCAACCGCGCGTCTGCTCCTGGAAGCCGGCGCCCATATCGTCATCACCGGCCGCGACGATGCCCGACTCGCCCGCGCAGCCGAACAATTGGACGCGGCGTCCGACCGGGGTGCCCGTCTGCTCACCGTCCGGGCCGACTCCGCCAGCCTCACCGATCTCGACCGCTTGGCCGCCCTGATCCGTGAACGACACGGACGTCTGGACGGGGTGTTCGCCAATGCCGGAGTCGGCGTGTTCCAGCGCAGTGGCGAGGTCACCGAGCGGGACTTCGACCTCAGTGTCGACGTCAACTTCAAGGGGGTGTTCTTCACGGTCCAGAAGGTGCTGCCGCTGCTCGACGCGGCGGGTGGCGGTTCCATCGTGATCAACGCCTCGTGGACCCTGCACCGGGGCCTGGCCGTCGCACCGGTGTATGCGGCCACGAAGGCTGCCGTCCACAATCTGGCCCGCACCCTGGGCAGTGATCTCGCCGGGCGCGGCATCCGGGTCAACTCGATCAGCCCGGGCTACATCGTCACCGAGATGTTCGATGCCGCCAACCCGGACCCTGCCTCGCACGATGCCATCCGCGCCCAGGTGCCGCTGGGGCGGCTCGGCCAGGCCCAGGACATCGCCGAGACCGTGGCCTTCCTCCTTTCCCCGCGGTCGTCCTACATCACCGCCCAGGACATCGCCGTCGACGGAGGCCTGGTGACCGCCATCCCCACCTGCTGACAGCGAATGGTGGCTGCCTGGCCCTGCCTGGCCCCGGCAGGGCCAGGCAGCCACCCATCACAACCGGCGACAATCGCCGTATGAGCACAGCTGTCAACCTGGGCGAGTTCCTCCGAGGCCGCCGCTCCCTCCTGCACCTCGAAGACGTTGCACTGCCGGACTTCGGAGGCCGGCGCCGGGTCGCGGGCCTGCGCCGCGAGGAGATCGCACAGCTCGCCGGAGTGAGCGTCGACTACTACACCCGGATGGAACAGGGCCGCGTACCCAACCCCTCGGGCGCGGTACTCGACGCCCTCGCCCGCGCCCTGCGGCTGGACGCTGATGCCGCCCGGCACTTGCACCGCCTCGCCCGACCGCAGTCCGCCGCACGACACGTTCCCCCGCGCCAGACCCGGCCGCAACGCGTGCGCCCCATGCTCCAGCGGCTGCTGGACGATCTGGTGGACATGCCGGCGATGGTGATGGGCCGACGCATGGACATACTGGCCTGGAATGCGGCAGCAGCCGCCCTCTTCGGCGACTACGCGGATCTGGACCGAGCCGAGCGCAACATCGCCCGGATCACCTTCCTCGACGAGACGACCCGCGAGCTGTACGCGGACTGGACCTCCTGCGCCCGCGAGAACGTGGCCTACCTCCACCTGGCCGCAGGACGGCACCCCGAGGACCCCCATTTGGCGAGCTTGATCGGCGAACTGTCGATGAAGAGCGAGGACTTCCGCCGCTGGTGGGCCGAGCACCCGGTGCAGGACAAGACCTCGGGCACCAAGCGATTCCACCATCCGGTGGTCGGCGATCTGGAACTCGCCTACGAGACCCTGCGCCCGACGGACGACCCGGACCAGGCCTTGATCACGTACGCCGCCGAACCGGGCAGCCCCTCGCACGACGCCCTGCGGATGCTGCTGGCCTGGGCCACCAAGGCCCCTTCTCCCATCCCGGCCGACGACCGCACGCGCTGACCAAGACGCCCTCGGGACCGCGTCAACGGCGTGCTCGACCCTGGCCCGGCAGCAGCCGGATGGCGAGTACGGATCCGTCGGCCTGCACGGACACGGGACCACCCCACTTCTCGTCCCAGGCGAGTAGGGGCCAAGTGCGGCGGGTCGCGTGCACGATGGCGCGGTACTCCTCGACGCACCCTTCGGAGAGAAGCCCGAAGAGCCGCGCATCCACGCCGGAGAACGCCTCGACCCGGGGGCCGTTCAACCGGAAGACGTGGTCGGTGCCGGCGTACGTGGTTCCGAGGAGTTCGTGGCTGATGTCCTGGACGCTGGTGCTGGCGGCATGCTCGAAGCCGTCGAAGCGCTTGCTGCCCTGCCGGTCGGTCAGGTGACGGCGGTGGCTTTGCCGGAGCCGGTGAAGGCCATGAGGCCGGCCACCGCGGTGTGACCGAGAGTCTCCTGGAACCAGGTGTAGTACTTGGGCGTGACCTGGCAGCCGGGTACGGGCGCGGGTATCAGGTCGCCCTTGGGAGGCGGCTGGATGCCCGGTATGACGTTCTCCTGTGCGGGCCCGGAACCCAGATTCGCTTCCGATTCCCCGGAAGCGCCGGCCAGCCAGGCGCCTCGGCCCGGAGCCTGGAGCGTATGGACGGTCACGGTGCCGTCCGTCGGCAACTCCGTGCTGAACAGCAGGCTCGGGGTTTCGTTCCAACCACCGATATGCACCGCCTCGGCATGGACTGAGGCCGATGCCAACTGGCCCGCCGAAGTAGCGGCGTTGCCGTGGTTGCCCTTGCACGCGATGGGCATGACCAGGGACGGCTCACCGGGTCGCCAGACCTCGGCGAAGTACTGAGGACGGTAGCGGTACTTGACCTTCTGGCCCTTCTCCTTGCTGGTGAGCGCCCACCCCGCGCGCAGTACGGTGTCCGCGGGCAGGATCGTCACGGAATGCTCGGCCAACCCCCGCCCCGCACCCCTGCCCGACAGCGCTGTCGCCCTGCCCAGCGTATGAAGGACGTCCCACAGGGTGACTTCCATCTGGCGGCTGATTTCCGTCCGCGGGATCGCCGCGAGGCGCGGCTTGCGCCGAAGGAGTTCGTCCCCGTTCTCCTCCCTCACCTTGTCATCCGCAGCTATGACCTTTTCCACCTTCCCGACCAGCTCATCACTGGAGCGGACGGAGACGTTCGACGACTCGACGAGATCCAGAAGTACCTTCTTGGCAGGCTTCAACGCTTCCCCCAACAGCTCGTACCAGCGCTCCGGACGCCGTGAAGGTACGGGCGAGGTGGGCGGAGCACGCAAGTGCGCAGGGGCGCGCACCCGGGCTCAGGGCCCGGCATCGCTTTCGGGCAGATTCCGGCCTGTCGGGCTGCTCCGTTCGGCGGGCGGGGTCCGTAGGGGAGAGGGACCATGTGAAGAACCGACGTTGAGGACCCAGAGTCATGAGGAGTCCGCCATGCCGGCACCGGCACAGGAACCGCAGACCGATCTTGACGCCCGTTACAGCTCCCCCGACGCCACCGCCACGCCCTGGGCGGAAGCCGTCTCGCGCCTGGAGGAGGCCGAGATCTTCTGGCTGACGACCGTCCGTCCCGATGGCCGCCCCCATGTCACCCCGCTGCTGGCGGTGTGGACGGATGGCGCGCTCCACTTCACCACCGGCGAGCGGGAGCGCAAGCGGCTCAACCTCGCCGCCAACCCGAACGTCGTCCTCACCACCGGCACCAACGCCTACGCCGACGGCTGTGACCTGGTGGTCGAGGGCGCGGCGGTCCGGGTCACCGACGAGGAGCGGCTGGTCGGGCTGGCGGCGGCCTGGGAGGCGAAGTACGGCCCGGAATGGCACTTCGAGGTGCGGGACGGGGCCTTCAGCACCGCTACGACGACGGCGGCCCCGCCACCGACGGAGGAGACCGAGGACGCGGGCCGTGCCGTCGTCTTCGAGGTGGTGCCCCGTACCGCCTTCGGATTCGGCAGAGGCGAGAGCTTCAGTCAGACGCGCTGGCACTTCGCCCGCTGAGAGACCTACGCCCTCGGACCCCGAAGCCGCCGGATCAGCTCTGCTGTTCGCTGACGTTGACCATCCACGTGATGCCGAACTTGTCCGTGCACATGCCGAAGACGTCGCCCCACATCTGCTTCTCCAGGGGGACGGCCACCGTGCCGCCGTCGGACAGCTTGCTCCAGTAGCCCCGCAGCTCGTCCATGTCGTCACCGCTCAGGCTCACCGCGATGTTGTTGCCGGGCTTGTGTTCCGTCCCGGGCGGATTGTCGGCGCCCATCAGGGTGAATCCGCTGGTGGTCTCGAGCATGCCGTGCATGATCTTGTCGGAGTATCCGGGGGGTGCCTCGGAGCCGAATCCGCCGTAGGTGTGAACGGCCAGCTCGCCGCCGAACACCTCCTTGTAGAACTCCATGGCTTGCTTCGCTTCGCCGGCGAAGCTGATGTACGGGTTCAGGCGAGAAGCCACGTTCACTCCCTTTGAGGCGAATGGTCAGTGCGGGCAGCCTACGTGCGCCGCGTGCGCACGGAGGCTTCCCCCCGCCCGTCCGCCCACCTCGTGTCGCAGACCCGTAGGGCCTGCCCACGACCTCGTGCAACCGGCGGACTTCGCCGCAGAACAGCAGCCGGCCTTGCTCGTCGGTG is a window from the Streptomyces sp. NBC_01244 genome containing:
- a CDS encoding acyl-CoA carboxylase subunit epsilon, which gives rise to MSPHSTHGATATLLKVEKGNAEPEELAAITAILLARAAATPEDTTTATARSQAGWRRLERTPGFRGPRSWQG
- a CDS encoding helix-turn-helix transcriptional regulator; translation: MSTAVNLGEFLRGRRSLLHLEDVALPDFGGRRRVAGLRREEIAQLAGVSVDYYTRMEQGRVPNPSGAVLDALARALRLDADAARHLHRLARPQSAARHVPPRQTRPQRVRPMLQRLLDDLVDMPAMVMGRRMDILAWNAAAAALFGDYADLDRAERNIARITFLDETTRELYADWTSCARENVAYLHLAAGRHPEDPHLASLIGELSMKSEDFRRWWAEHPVQDKTSGTKRFHHPVVGDLELAYETLRPTDDPDQALITYAAEPGSPSHDALRMLLAWATKAPSPIPADDRTR
- a CDS encoding MFS transporter gives rise to the protein MTSRPRPSFGLTVLAVSLPMFMVALDNLVVTNALASIRHDLGSTVENLQWVTNAYVLGFAGFLLTAAGLGDRYGRRKVFVIGITAFTLASLGCGLSDSTTALIVFRTLQGVTAAAVLPLSLTILTVSVPPQKRGVAIGLWSAISSLAVALAPLVGGAITTGLDWHWIFLVNIPIGLIAVPLVLKVLDESRGAAAKLDIPGLVLACAGVLALVWGIVKGGEDGWTSAGVVAAFVAAAVLFVVFLLWERKAPSPMLPLAIYRIKAFSLANVVSLAVFFGLFGPIFLIAQYLQVARGHSAFEAGLWTLPWAVMPMLVAPFAGKFAPRIGSGVLMAAGLFVSGAGLAWFAAVAGVGASDWEYVGPFVLAGAGMGLVFAPTAMVVMSSVPPQMAGKASGANTTVRELGGALGIAVATSIFSGSGSYDTPQHFTDGMIPGLWVGAAVLAAGALVALAIPRPRKAAAGQPQPQPAPKQEASAVSN
- a CDS encoding SDR family NAD(P)-dependent oxidoreductase gives rise to the protein MTDSNSGIAGFQDRVVLITGGTSGMGLATARLLLEAGAHIVITGRDDARLARAAEQLDAASDRGARLLTVRADSASLTDLDRLAALIRERHGRLDGVFANAGVGVFQRSGEVTERDFDLSVDVNFKGVFFTVQKVLPLLDAAGGGSIVINASWTLHRGLAVAPVYAATKAAVHNLARTLGSDLAGRGIRVNSISPGYIVTEMFDAANPDPASHDAIRAQVPLGRLGQAQDIAETVAFLLSPRSSYITAQDIAVDGGLVTAIPTC
- a CDS encoding VOC family protein, with the protein product MASRLNPYISFAGEAKQAMEFYKEVFGGELAVHTYGGFGSEAPPGYSDKIMHGMLETTSGFTLMGADNPPGTEHKPGNNIAVSLSGDDMDELRGYWSKLSDGGTVAVPLEKQMWGDVFGMCTDKFGITWMVNVSEQQS
- a CDS encoding acyl-CoA carboxylase subunit beta, yielding MHGNEEGADIRAAAMCGRVAELHDLREQARRGPSDRATEAQHAKGKLTARERIALLLDEGSFKEVEQLRRHRATGFGLEAKKPYTDGVITGWGTVEGRTVFVYAHDFRIFGGALGEAHATKIHKIMDMAIAAGAPLVSLNDGAGARIQEGVSALAGYGGIFQRNTKASGVIPQISVMLGPCAGGAAYSPALTDFVFMVRETSQMFITGPDVVRAVTGEEITQNGLGGADVHAETSGVAHFAYDDEETCISEVRYLITMLPSNNRENPPVHETADPADRRSEVLLDLVPADGNRPYDMLKVIEELVDEGDVLEIHERWARNIICALARMDGQVVGIVANQPGHLAGVLDIHASEKAARFVQLCDAFNIPIITLLDVPGFLPGVDQEHGGIIRHGAKLLYAYCNATVPRISLILRKAYGGAYIVMDSQSIGADLTYAWPTNEIAVMGAEGAANVIFRKQIADAEDPEAMRARMVKEYKAELMHPYYAAERGLVDDVIDPAETREVLVAALAMLRNKHADLPSRKHGNPPQ
- a CDS encoding 4'-phosphopantetheinyl transferase family protein, which encodes MSLVITMPRLKEGPDSPPTPQPDLWLIKVPDGMGADRFDQSVLDPGERERGASFDRPEHASLYVASHVALRMIIGGYLNVPPREVGFVREPCPGCGEAHGRPAVAVGETDPALHFSLSHSDGTALVAVASAPVGVDVQGLPRSDTVTTCLPSLHPAEALELTNVPHEARREAFCRIWVRKEAYLKGIGTGLSRDPSLDYLGAEIRRRPAGWTITDVPCGPSHRGAVAVLGNTGNTGNTGNGPTLRTVSIGSLGVT
- a CDS encoding thioesterase II family protein, which translates into the protein MQSTTSQRELWLRQYHPGPDGDGPVLVCFPHAGGAATAFRPLSGDLSAHAEVWSLQYPGRQDRHAEAPATRLDALADAAAALLGAYTGRPLVLYGHSLGALVAYETARRLEDAFPGVELAGLLVSGAQAPSVPRSLGVHLRDDDGVIEEIRKLGGTAPELLADPDVRRMILPAVRGDYEALETYRFRAAAPRLRCPVSALIGSADTQTTEGGARLWEETTAGGFGLRTLPGGHFFTESHRPQVAAALAEDIRSFTHAARRIR
- a CDS encoding pyridoxamine 5'-phosphate oxidase family protein, with translation MPAPAQEPQTDLDARYSSPDATATPWAEAVSRLEEAEIFWLTTVRPDGRPHVTPLLAVWTDGALHFTTGERERKRLNLAANPNVVLTTGTNAYADGCDLVVEGAAVRVTDEERLVGLAAAWEAKYGPEWHFEVRDGAFSTATTTAAPPPTEETEDAGRAVVFEVVPRTAFGFGRGESFSQTRWHFAR